From a single Lacerta agilis isolate rLacAgi1 chromosome 3, rLacAgi1.pri, whole genome shotgun sequence genomic region:
- the GREM2 gene encoding gremlin-2: MAQDFDINSLLRMIWKLAFSLFLVSTLVQVSETRKNRPAGAIPSPYKDSRSNNSERRQHLHKEVLASSQEALVVTERKYLKSDWCKTQALRQTVSEEGCLSRTIINRFCYGQCNSFYIPRHVKKEEESFQSCAFCKPQKVTSFTVELECPELDPPFRLKKIQKVKQCRCMSVNLSSAGKQRK, from the exons ATGGCTCAAGACTTTGACATCAATTCTCTGCTTAG GATGATTTGGAAACTAGCATTCTCCTTGTTTCTTGTGTCTACTCTGGTTCAAGTGTCGGAAACCAGGAAGAATCGCCCTGCAGGAGCCATCCCCTCCCCGTACAAAGATAGCAGAAGCAACAACTCGGAGAGGCGGCAGCATCTGCACAAAGAGGTGCTGGCCTCCAGCCAGGAGGCCCTGGTTGTCACAGAGAGGAAGTACCTGAAAAGTGACTGGTGCAAAACGCAGGCCCTGAGGCAGACAGTCAGCGAGGAGGGCTGCCTCAGCCGCACCATCATCAACCGCTTCTGCTACGGGCAGTGCAACTCCTTTTATATCCCTCGCCACGTGAAAAAAGAGGAGGAGTCATTTCAGTCCTGTGCTTTCTGCAAGCCCCAGAAGGTGACCTCCTTCACAGTGGAGCTAGAATGCCCTGAACTAGACCCACCTTTCCGACTTAAGAAAATCCAGAAAGTCAAGCAATGTCGGTGCATGTCTGTGAACCTGAGCAGCGCAGGCAAGCAGCGAAAGTGA